The DNA region GTCCTGTGACCGCGTTGTCGCGACGTACGTGTTGGATCTGCTGAGCGAGGCCGACGCCAGAGGCACCGTTGAGGCCGCGCACCGGCTCCTCCGACCGAGCGGGCTGCTGTGCCTCGCGGGGCTCGGGCCCGGCCACACCGTGCTCTCGCGGATGGTCGCCGCCGGGTGGCGCGGCCTCTGGCGCGCGAAGCCGGAATGGGTGGGCGGGTGCAGGCCTGTGGCCCTGGCACCGCTCATCGGCGACGGGTGGGACGTTGTAGTGCACGAGCGCGTCGCGCCGTGGGGCGTGCCGAGTGAAGCCCTCATCGCTCGCAAGCGGTAGCCTCTGGCGCCAGAAGCCGACCGCTTCACCGCACCTCTCTGGACCCCTCGCGCCTGGCGGTCGTACCGTGGCGCCAGAGGCCGGCGCACCGCCGTCTCCGTCCCGCCCTCGCCTGTGTCCCCGCTCCGCCGTCTCAACCCGTACATCTGGCGCCAGAAGTGGCGGATGATGCCGGGCCTGTTCTTCGCCCTCGTCTCGGCGCTGTTCGCGCTCGTGGTGCC from Rubricoccus marinus includes:
- a CDS encoding class I SAM-dependent methyltransferase, translating into LSPADARRVYDRVGASQDKQGWYEDAATDVLIRHGEWADARDIYEMGCGTGRLAAELLPLAPEASYTGTDLSPVMAGLARQRLVPWADRATVRLSEGGPASGEPESCDRVVATYVLDLLSEADARGTVEAAHRLLRPSGLLCLAGLGPGHTVLSRMVAAGWRGLWRAKPEWVGGCRPVALAPLIGDGWDVVVHERVAPWGVPSEALIARKR